tagaacatagtgccacggaatttttatgatggtgggctattcaaatcgcctttcgtccgtccttccgtccgtccgttaacaattcttgttaccgctatagctcagaaagtgctaaagggatctttttcaaatttcatatgtaggttcccctaggaccctagttgtgcatattgcattttgggaccgatcggtgaacaagatggccgacaggcggccatcttggattttgatagttaaagtttgttatcgctgtttctcaaaaagtactgaagggatctttctcaaaattcatatttaggttcccataggaccctagttgtgcatattgcattttaagaccgatcggtgaacaagatggccgacaggcgaccatcttggattttgatagttaaagattgttaccgctatttctcaaaaagtgctgaagggatctttttcaaatttcatatacaggttcccctagaaccctagttgtgcatattgcattttgggaccgatcggtaaacaagatggccgactgacggccatcttggattttgatagttaaagtttgttatcgctatttctcagaaagtactgaagggatctttctcaaattccatgcataggttccccttgtaccctagttgtgcatagtaccttttaggactgacgcataatgcctttcgggactgatcggtaaacaagataggcaactggccgccatcttagatttcattgttgaagtttgttaccactatttcttagaaagtactatagcgatctgtctcaaattttatatgtagtgtgtttgaaaaagtttgaaaaacagggaaaagatccctctttccattgtcagacattgatcattctttggtgggcgccaagatccctctgggatctcttgtttcgggatgcaattaattttttttttttttttcatcttgaagtaaaattagaagctcaaactttccaatggtggtaatggtgtaaagtaagtaacttttgtaactgaagaaaaataacaaatcgtctgatcctctttttgatagtgaacaaataccatttgtcagcggtggagcatctttaattaaactAGCAGACAGGCAACCTGATGAAAACATCACAAACTAAAGTATAAATTTTAGATCAaaaattttattatcaatattttaaattcaatatgtATTGATGGTGAACTATCAcccttttgttgatttattacaaaatacttTTTTCCTACTGCTCATTTACCCCCCAAAAATCCTACATGACAACCAGAATGTGATCTGCAAACATATATTGCAGtaaaaaacataaattacaGCACTTATGTGAACAGTTGAATCAAAATCTTTTACTAAAACTGTTATTTTCTCTTGAATTACTTCTATTTATTCcttttaatttctatttaatGCATTTTACCCCAATCAAATTCAGACTGGGATCCAATATCTGAGTTTCAAAAGTGACCGAAAGAAATATGTATGGTAAATctaaattttagaaaatttggtTGTAATGCTTGTAAGGAATTTTTCCCATTTTGACTCGTAAGAAAGCCATTTTGTCTTAATGTCTTCATGTGACTCCTACCATTGTAGTTAAAGTAGATTACCGGTGAGCTAGACATGAGCAGCTTGATCCTGGATCATTACATAATGCATTATAGATGAACGATTTACAAAATACTGTTCATATCCATTACCATCAAAATGGCATCCAAACCATGATACACCCCCTCCCTTTCAAGccaaaaatcaaaatacacCAATgcaacattattttgataattacaaatTTAATGCATCATTGTACACCAAAAGTTACCATGTAAAAGTTTGGATCTTTTGATATCCTATAGACCCAAAGGTATCTAACTTAATCAAAATAACCACAAACCTGGTCTATAAAGTGCTCTCCCAACAACATCATCCACAATTCTGATATTTAGATTagactttgatatattttactgGAACCAGACAACATGTGAAGATATACAACATAGATGTATTACAACaaagtatttttaaatattttctattgtttaaaCCATAAAACACACAATTTATATAGGTATTCAGTTATCAATTAATTGCAATAGTTATAAACCAGTGGAATAACCACACATTTGACCCCTCTACTGAAGGTCATGCTTCTAATGGGAACTAAATGTAGGATCACACATGTATTTACAGGGTATAACATGTGACCAAGCAACCTACCAAGTGATAAGTAATATCCTCAATGCATCAACAATGATAATTGACATTTCCAAAAAAAACACGGaatcatttaaaaatttgtaaTATTATAAAGAAAAATCTGACAGCATATACAAACCTATTGAAAAACttgatttttaaaagatctTGTAGGTGATTATTGAGATCGTTCCTGATCTCCGATTGTGGTGATAGAGACAAGCTGTACATGATGTAAACTATcatgaaatttgattttgtctCATCCATATCaagagagagaaaaatataaacaacgaaaaaaaattaataacatcATATCAGTAAatactattcactttaaagagTAGATGACATTAAATTCAGTCATTTCATTTTCCTAGATTATGTACAGAGTGACCTCATTCCAAAATCCTTCCATAGAATAAATAGCTTTTTCCATGAAATTGTCTGCCTGTAGTCCGCTCACAGAACCTCAATCATTAGTTTCATTACAGGCATTATCACATAACATTGCTATATAGAAGCTTGTAATGATAACACAATGTCAGATTAATTAAGTCACTCTCACAGTAAAACAACAGCAGATATTTTGTGTCCACGGACATCTGCTAATCATAAACAGTTTCCATCAGCAAAATAATCAACTCTGCTTTTAtatctgaaaatgaaatataacgaTACATTTAAATACAGAACTAATGCAAAAGAAAATCTTTGAACACTTTTAGATATCAATTCTATATTTCGTTTGGTATTAAGAAGAAAACACTATTTCAAGAAACTGTTGACATCATGGAATAtaattagtgacgtcacaatggccAGTGTAGCTCCACCCACTGGTGGTCTAACTTTGGTGGTTATGCTTTGTATTACTGAACaatggaattttttttatcaatgatcTCTTCTTTATTTTTCAATCGATCATTAAATGTTATAAACCAAAATGGAGATGGGATCATTTCCTTTCCAATCATGTCTTTCAGTTTCCGTTGACATTTCTGTGTTGATACGCCatagttatcaacttacctgtatttttctAACTTCATGTCTCTACTAAACCCAAGTTAATTTACGGTAGACCACCAGTAAGCGTGgcctcattatataatcaatcTATTGTTCTGACCAGTGTGGGGTCAGCTTAAATACAGTAACTACTCTTGTATCTGCCTCACTTATCAAGAATGAAATCATATCATAATTAGATAAGATAGTAGGGATAAATACTATATTTGGGAAACCAAAATTTAATAACTCTTTCAGTTGTTTTGAAATCTTAAATTACTcacatcatcaatatcatcatcatctccaTCAAAGTTATTCTGGAACTCAATTTCATCTTGATTATCTTCATCAAAGAGGTTGTCGTTGAGTTTTGCTGcaaaggaaaatgaaaatataaacactCAACAAAGTCtttgataaataaaactaaGGCAACAACATCTAAACTATTTTTACCTACAGAAACGTTAAACAATCCTGGTGGAAACTTGCTACAATATGTATACCTACTGGTTAGAGAAATCACTTATTACTCTGATTAATTAAAAGTTTTAACATTAATCCTGTGTTCTATTTACACATGCAGATAATAGATATCATACCAGATTCTGGAAGTTCTCCATAGGCCTTCAGATTCCTGGCTTCGTCTGGTGTGTATTTTAGGATAACATCTGCCTTGTTGTCTTGGTAATCCCTAAGTCCCAGTAATATGATGTCTCCAGCATTGATCCAAACCTAAAATGGCACATTGTCAGCAAGGATATTCCAATCACAAATGGCAGCAAATTATTTGATTATGTAGGATATATTCATTGCTAGATAATGCATCAAAATCTAGTGCAAAAATATTACTATCTTTATGATGGAGTTAAAATAAAATGCCATTTAAAATTCCAAATAGAAGTGCAACTCTAAATTGCTTAATTACAATAGCCATTTTATTATATACAGTCAGGACTTCACATTTACTACTGCCAAACTGCCCAGGGCAGGTCAGACCTCCAGTCAGGCAAGTCAGATATATCTGTGACTTGCCTGACTGGCCATGAGTGGGTGGAGATTTTAAGGGACATGATGTCATTGATACTTGTTTAGGTTGAAGTAGAGTTGATATCGTAGTCAAGATAAAATTGCAACAGAATCTGGACTATCCACATATTTCCTGAGGAGTTGTAAGATGTAAGATCAGGAGTTAGCTGCTCAAGCTGACTGGACAGTACCATACGTAGGAACAATTTATTCTGTTGCGAAAATCGCTATGTTATTTAAATTTACTACCGAGACTGtgtatcattacatattatTATTAGATATAAAAGGGGCAGTTAAAGGTAGCCAACGAGCTGTAGATATACTGTATAGGGTCtacagtatacacatattaatatgatttaatcATTCGACAAATTTTGGCATGTCAGGTTTATATATAGCACGACAAGGCAAGTccttaaacaagagatcccagagggatcttggcacccaccaaagaattatcTGTATGACAAACAAAAGAGGAATCCTTTTTCTGCTTTTctaacttttactacatatgaaatttgagaaagatcctttgagtactttctgagatatataacagtaacaaacttcaattatcaaaatccaagatggctacctgaagtccatctttttgaccgatcagtccaataaatgcaataagcacaactaaggtcctagggaaacttccatataaaatttgagacagatcccttcagtactttctgagaaatagtggtaacatgcttcaactatcaaaatccaagatggtttcctgtccgccatcttgttcaccgatcggtccgaaaatgcattatgcacaactagaccctaggggaacctgcacatgcaattttaCACAGACCCCTTCAgcatttctgagaaatagcggttacaaacttcaattgtcaaaatccaagatggcttcctgtcggctatcttgttcactgatcgataccaaaatgcaatatgcataaccagggacctaggggaccatgcaaatgaaatttgagaatgatcccttcagttcttttgagaaatagcggtaacaaacttcaattctcaaaatccaagatggcagcctgtcggtCATcatgttgatcgatcggtcccaaaatgcaatatgcacaactagggccctaggggaacctatatgtgaaatttgagaaagatctcttcagcacctttttagaaataatgttacaaactttaactatcaaaatccaagatggcgactgtcttgttcaccgattggtcccaatatgcaatatgcacaacaagaccccTTGGGGAACccacatgtgaaatttgagaaagatcccttcagtactttctgagaaatagcggtaacaaactttaactaataaaatccaagatggcgtcctgtccgccatcttgttcaccgatcggtccgaaaatgcattatgcacaactagaccctaGGGGAACTTGCACATGCAATTTTACACAGACCCCTTCAgcatttctgagaaatagcggttacaaacttcaattgtcaaaatccaagatggcttcctgtcggctatcttgttcactgatcgataccaaaatgcaatatgcataaccagggacctaggggaccatgcaaatgaaatttgagaatgatcccttcagttcttttgagaaatagcggtaacaaacttcaattctcaaaatccaagatggcagcctgtcggtCATcatgttgatcgatcggtcccaaaatgcaatatgcacaactagggccctaggggaacctatatgtgaaatttgagaaagatctcttcagcacctttttagaaataatgttacaaactttaactatcaaaatccaagatggcgactgtcttgttcaccgattggtcccaatatgcaatatgcacaacaagaccccTTGGGGAACccacatgtgaaatttgagagagatcccttcagtactttctgagaaatagcggtaacaaactttaactaataaaatccaagatgactgcctggcggccattttgttgaccaattattggtcccaaaatgcaatatgcacaactagggcccttggggaacctacatatgaaatttgagaaagatcccttcagttctttctgagaaatagcggtaacaagcattgttaacagacggacggaaggacggactaCGGACGAAAAACGATTTGAATAgaccaccatctgatgatggtgggctaaaaagttaATGTCGAGCCCTgtatagattttttttgtcacttaaaattttatgtttttatgtaatatattaaaaatagttgtgtttgtattgtataatactTTCTTAATTAATAGTGAGTAACTCAAAAGTACCTTTTTCCTAAGCTTTCCTCGGATGTGACATAACCTCTTCACGCCATCAAAGCAGAGTGCCTCCAATCGTCCATTTCCCAACATCTTTGTAACTTGTGCATATTCTGCAATACAGAGCTTCTCTAGATATATATGaatcaaaatatgttataaGCAGAATCAAAGAAGTCTAATTTTCACTTTCATACATTTCATCTATCAAATCTGAACTAGGTTTGAGCATCACATTGATGCTGTTATTCTGGAGAAAATGTTGAGATAACTACTGGTACAGACATCAGGTTTATTTTAGTGATTTCACTGACATTTTCATTAGGCCTAGGTCATTAAATTCATCATGAACTTTACTTTACTTTAGAGGTAAACATGACCAGACACTTTTAAAACATTACCTCATGTGTCCTCATACACATGTAGAGTACATCAACTATTGCTATACATtgtgtattattattttcacTAAAATCTATAAACTGATGTTTAACATCAACTTGCTGATCCGATAGGAATTACAACACCACtttgaacatacatgtataaaatacattgaTATCATCCTCTCACCTTGTCCATCTTCTCTAAATACAAGCTCTCTCTTTTCGTTTTCATTCTCATTTTTACCCCTCCTCCTGTTTTTACCTCCCTTTCCTGTGAGAAAGACAAACATTTAGTTTTGTTAACTGCTCAACgatacaaaaacaatttttgtgGATTTTGGAGACAAGATTGATAGATTGATAACATTTTGTTGATGAAAATTGGAACATGGCAAGAATGATTATTTTCGGTGAAAATTTGATCATTTAACATCTATATGTGGTTACCATGGCCAGTGATTTATGATAGTaggtaaaatattgattttgcaTGCAACATATACCAATGCTATGTCACCTTTCtttaaacttaaagatgctccaccgctgacaaatggtattttttcacaatcaaaaacaggagcagacgatttaggatttttcttcagttacaaaagttactaactttacaccattaccaccattgaaaagtttgagcttcaaaaTTTACtataagttaaaaatatgaaaaataattaattgcatcccgaaaaaattccgtagcactataccctatatagaatgaagtaatgattgcgcatgcaccaaaggcgaaataaattatttgatgttattttttgtgttaattaggcacatatacacgattaaacaccaattattgatcaaataataaatatcattcatgctctgtcggcggtggagcatctttaacaaaaggaagaaaataaataaaactgatgccaatgtatttaatattatcaaaaCATGATGAATATATCAACAAATGCAACAAATTGAAGTACACTAAAATATTCCATTTTGTAATCAACAGGTGCTCAAGAGAATTTCCACCTGTCAACCTGCAGACCGTCGCTTGCATACAGTAATCCAAAAAGCATATGACGCAATTGGTaaaaatacattgattaataAACAATCAAGTTTTTTCGACTGATTAATCTATTTGCTTTTTATGATTGTAATAGAGATGCTTTttcttatttgaatttcaattacttttcgCATATTTTTGAAGTACAACagaggttttttttcattatcgtctgttttaattcaaaatcaTACATCTAGTATGAAACTAATCATCGTTGCAATtgggaaaatataaaaataacagtTGCAAAGAATTCAAAGTGCTTATGGCAACAAGTTATGatgattttcaaaagtatgcaGAAATATGTGCTATATGACCAATCATATGTAGACTAGTGACCATGAGCATTGGTAGGCTGAGTGAAGAAATTTGCTGTCGGTCTGACAACAGGACTCCCGGTGTTTAACATATGTTGGGGAAAACCAATAACTTAATGTGTAATTATATATGCAAACTAGAGTATTATACCTCCCAACTGGAGTTTGAATTTGCTactaaaaattaataaaattaacttttattttcacaaatcgCATTTATTTAActatgaaatataacacaaatgcAAAAATTAGATTATGTCGGAAAGAGTTGAATATAGATGCAACAATCTGTTACTTTAAGAACTAGTCTGATGCCCATGACTAGTAATTATACGACCACACTGTATAACTGTAATAAACTAGTCCAATTGGACTAGTGCCTCCCCGTCCCATTAAAATTGATTAATGCCATATTTACAAGAGCGGAGGTCAATTCCATTTTTCAACACActtgtatatagtatatattgtatacagtgTATTCTGTATGCGATTATTTATGATGTCCCGgtgcatcattttgtgagaatttgcgTTCATGAACGCATCAAGACTGTAATTTGGGTCAAAATGGTAAACTGATCATGACCGATGTGCTGAAGTTAAacggatgtacatgtatatttgatttgGACTTATGATGAAATAAATGGAGTTGTAATATTTTGGGGTTTTCTATTCCAAATGACTAGCAGCGTCACTAAATTGTACATTAATACTTTGCATatatttgagatttttttaaaaaagtacCGCAAAGATGTGATTTCAgtaattttggctatttttagtaacaaattCATACTCCGATTGGCTATAATACGCCAGTTTGCGTACTATAATA
The nucleotide sequence above comes from Argopecten irradians isolate NY chromosome 1, Ai_NY, whole genome shotgun sequence. Encoded proteins:
- the LOC138323698 gene encoding eukaryotic translation initiation factor 1A, Y-chromosomal-like, with translation MPKNKGKGGKNRRRGKNENENEKRELVFREDGQEYAQVTKMLGNGRLEALCFDGVKRLCHIRGKLRKKVWINAGDIILLGLRDYQDNKADVILKYTPDEARNLKAYGELPESAKLNDNLFDEDNQDEIEFQNNFDGDDDDIDDI